The nucleotide window CCGCCTTCCCAATCCCAGCTTAAAGAAATGCTGGACAAAAGTGGCATCGATATTAAGAAATTTTTCAATACGAGCTGCCAGAAGTATAGGGAACTGGGGATGAAAGACAAAATCAAGACTGCATCAGAAAGTGAGCTGCTGGAACTGCTTGCATCTGATGGCATGCTCATCAAACGCCCGCTGATGACAGACGGGGAAAAAGTAACTGTAGGTTTCAAAGAGGAAGAATTCAAAAATGCCTGGCTGTAATTTTGGTCCCATCGATATTAATCGATAGAGATATACAATTGGAGGGATAGTCAATGAATGCACCGAAAGAGTTGCGTTATTCTGAAGAACACGAATGGGTAAAAGTTGAAGGAGAAAAGGTTCGCATCGGAATCACGGATTTCGCTCAATCCGAACTTGGAGACATCGTTTTCGTCGAACTGCCAGAAGTAGGCGACAAAATCACTGTTGACCAGCCATTCGGAAGTGTAGAATCCGTTAAAACAGTATCCGAGCTTTATGCTCCAGTAAGCGGCAAGGTAGTGGAAATCAACGAAGAGTTAAATGACAGCCCTGAATTTGTTAATGAATC belongs to Mesobacillus subterraneus and includes:
- a CDS encoding arsenate reductase family protein, whose product is MAKTFYWYPKCGTCRNAKKWLDQHEVDYNAIHIVETPPSQSQLKEMLDKSGIDIKKFFNTSCQKYRELGMKDKIKTASESELLELLASDGMLIKRPLMTDGEKVTVGFKEEEFKNAWL
- the gcvH gene encoding glycine cleavage system protein GcvH; translation: MNAPKELRYSEEHEWVKVEGEKVRIGITDFAQSELGDIVFVELPEVGDKITVDQPFGSVESVKTVSELYAPVSGKVVEINEELNDSPEFVNESPYEKAWMVTVELSDNSEVEKLMTAEQYEEMIKE